TCAGCCACCCTTCAGCTTCTGCCTTGGCATCGCGCGCAGTGATGACAAATCAGAGTAAAGGAACGGAGCTTTCGGTACAGACGCAAAACGAGCGTTTGACGACTCCCTTGGCGCTTGCACAAACTTCTCTTTGGAATGCCTATAACGCTTATGAATTTGGCACCATCTTCAACCTGCCATTCGCGCTGGATTTTCTTGATGAGGTTGACGAAGTGCTCCTTGAGCAGGCTTTTTCTGATCTTATCGAGCGTCATCCCAGCCTGCGCACCCTATTCCATGTTCAAAATGGTGAGGCCTGTCAGCAGATTGTCGCCATGTCGGATGTGACCAATGATAAGTGGTTCTGGCATAGTCACGAAAGCAAAGGTGTACATCTTGATGACGAAGCTGCTTATCAGTTCGATCTTTCCCGCGAATTGCCGATCAGAATACGGCTGATCCGCAATCCAGAAACCGGACGTCAAATATTGTCATTCCTCGTTCATCATATGGCTATTGATGAATGGTCGTTGAACGTCCTGATGGAGGAACTTGCCCAGGCTTATTTATCGCGTTCTGTAGGTATGGCTCCTGTCTGGAAAAAACCCGCATTGTCATTCCATAAGTTTGCTCTGCAACAGCAGGCAGACGGCTTTAATCAAAAGCATCTCGATTACTGGACTAACATGTTGCGTGATGCAACACGCGGATTGGAACTCTCCCTATCTGACAACCGGAAGACTATCGCAGCACATGAAAGTTCGTCAGAAGCCGGTTGGATCGAGTACAAACCTAAGCCTGAAATCACTCATCGTCTTTATTCCTTCGCTCGGCAAAATAATGCATCCCTGTTCAGTGTCGTTTACGCTGCAATTGCGCTTTCGCTGCACAAGCTTGGCAAGCTGAAGGATATCGTGATCGGTACCTCTGCATCGGGTCGTACTGATCCCGATACCTATGAAACAGTAGGCTATTTTACCACCATGGTTGCTCATCGGTTACAGTTCTATCCAGAGAAACCCGTCAGCGCACTGATAGAAGACACCAGAGACACTATCAATAATTCAATGCCGTATGCAGATGTACCGCTCGATATTATTCAACAATCGTTGGGGATGACACCTGAAGATGGCCTTATCTTCGACGTTTATATTCAGATTCATGCCAATAATGCGCTGAATGGTGTCCTTAAAACCCCGTCTGGTAACGATATACGTTACCGACAAATCGATCCCGATAAAAAAGAATCCATGTTTGGTCTCCAATTCGAGATCATGGAAGATGTCATTGATGGAGAAAGAATAATGCGACTGGTGATAACTTATCGTGCGGATCGTTATCCTGAAGAACACGTCCAACGCATCCGTGAAACAATAGATAAAGTTTTCACATTCTTCACAACACCTGAGGTCTCAAGCCTTCCCCTTGCTCAAATTCCTGTGTGATGTCTATGGGGATGTGAACCAACCAATAACCCTACTCCGCTCTGAAAGAGAAAACGTTATGCGCTCTGTTATTACTGTCATATTACTGTGCTTAATGGGCACATCAGCCTTTGCCGCAACGCGGCAGGTCACGGATACTATGGGACGGGAAGTCGTTATTCCTGAGAAGCCACAACGTATTGTGGTGATGAGTGAGCCAGCTATTGGTCTGCCCCTAATGGAGCTGGGCGTTCAACCGGTTGGCAGTTATGGTCGTTCGGAAGATGGTACCTATCAGCTTGGTGCAGATTTCGTCGATACTGTGCTCGGTGAAGGGTACACAAAACCACAAGGTATTAGTGCTGGTCGGGAAATCGATCTGGAAAAACTTTACGCGCTTAAACCCGACCTCATTATTGGAACAGAATTCGATATCGACAAGGTGAAACAGCTTTCAACAGTCGCTCCTGTTTATCTACAAAATTTCCTTTCTGGAAAACTCAATAATTTCAATATTGAAGAAAATTTGGCCAGGCTTACCGGACGTGAGCAGAACTTTCAAAAACGGCGGGAGATGTATTTACAACGCGTAGCGGCAACGCGCGACCTTTTGCCGGAAAATCCTGCTAATAAAACCTATCTACCGATCCTTATAACAGATCAGATTAATGTCGTCGGAGAAGCAACCGGTTTCACTCAAGCATTAGAAGATCTTGGTTTCACCCGCCTGAATCTCTCGGCACAAGGTGGTCTTTCTGCCACCTCATCTCAACTACTTTTACAGTTGAGTGCCGACAAATTAGGTGAACTCAATCCAGACGTTCTGGTAGTACTCAACAGTTGGGGCAGCAAGGAGCACGATGAGAACGCTATTCGCTCCGCACTTGATCGGATTGTGCCTGGATGGGCTCACTATATGAAACCCGCTCGCGAAAAACGGATTATTTTTCTTAACGCAGGCAAAGTTTTTACCCCCACGTTTGCCAGCGCGGAACATACTCTCAGAGCCGTGGAAGAATGGGCTAAGACAAAGCAATAAAATGATCTCGTCTGCCAGAGGCTGTGTGAATTCAACTTATTTTTATACTTGCCCCTATTAATCAGGATTTTTCAACTACGTGAATAAACTATGAGAGAATTAACGTCAATGCAGGCAGCCTGCTGGGTTGGGCGTAATATTCAGACCGACTTGGGGGGTGTTGCCGCGCATCTTTATGCTGAATTCGACGGCTATGACATTGAGATAGAACGACTTAAACAGGCCCTGAAACGCGTTTATTCTCTGCACCCCATGCTAAGGCTCTGTGTCAACGCTGAAGGGTTTCAGTCTGCTATTCCATCCGATGAGTCGTTGTTGCTGGAGATTGAGGATTTTAGGGGATTACCAGAACAAGAGGAGGCAAGATTACTTCTTGTTAAACGTGTGAAGTGGACTCATCAGAAACTTGATCTTTCTTCTGGTCAGGCATCTCGTTTTTCGCTCAGTCTGCGAAATGGCGGAAAATTTCGCCTGCATGTCGATACAGATATGATAGCTATCGATCCCTCGAGTTTCAGGGTGTTAATGGAAGATCTGGCGATATTTTATGATAACCCGGATCAGCCGGCTCCGGTAATCACGTCGTATTTCGACTGGTGCGACCAAGTGCGCACCGATCCCTATTTTAAAGCGGCCCGTGAAAGGGACAGAATCTGGTGGCGCTCGCGTATTCCTCACATTCCGCCTGCTCCCTTGTTGCCTATTAACAAAACTTTGCCCACTCAGACTCACAGCCATCGACTGGCAGCATGGCTCCAGCCAGACGAGCGTCAGGCGCTGAAAAGACTTGCCCGAACACACAGGATAACCATGTCGAGCCTGATGTTGGGACTTTTCTCTATTGTTCTTGGAAAGCATACCGGAGATAAATGCTTTCGGCTTAATGTGCCGATGTTCTGGCGTTCCCCCCTTGTAGATGACGTGGAAAGGATCGTCGGCGATTTTTCTAATGTGCTCATCCTCGGCGTGGGTATCAATGAAGCAGAAAGTCTTGCTGATCTTTGTAAACGGCTTGGCGGGCAACTGACAGACTTGCTCGCCCATTCGGCTTATCCGGGCGTGAATCTGATGCGCGATCTTTCCCGACATCATGGCGCGACGCAATTTGCTCCTGTCGTCTTCACCGCGGCACTGGATATACCGGGGGGAGAGCTTCTTTCAGATCGCGTGAGGAACGCATTTGGTCCCATGAACTGGGTTATCTCACAAGGTCCACAAGTTGCGCTCGATGCACAAATTGCTTCCGCCGACGGTGGTATTCTCATCAACTGGGACATTCGTCTGGACATGCTGCCAGAAGAATGGATAACCCCCATGTTCGACAATTTTGTCAATTTCGTCCGTGAAATCGCTACATATCCGCAACGCTTCGATGAGGCAATACATTCCCCCGATGAAGTAGCAGCCCCATCACCGATAACCAGACTCAGAACCACTGACTCTGCTGTAAAAATCGACCGGAAGAACAGCATGGAAAAACCATTAACCTCGCTGCAATTGGCATATCTGCTTGGGCGGCGGGCAGAATTACCGCTTGGTGGCGTTGCAATGCAAGAATTTCGCGAGTACCGCGGACACATGGAATTGGCCCATCTGCGAAATCACCTGGCGGATATGGTTCAACGTCATGAAAGTTTGCGCACCCGAATAGATGCAAAGCGACTCGTCCAATATGTTAGCGCAGAAGCGGATATCAATTTACAGCAAATCGACCTGAGCACCATGTCACGAGAAGAGGCACTCCGTCATGTGGAAAACCACCGTGAAGAATTTGCGCATGCACTTTTCGACTTGGATCGTTCTCCGTGGGACATCACTTTGTTCCGTTTGCCGGAGAATAAACCGGAAGAGGATGATTTGATCGCATTTGTTCGTTTCGACGCACTGATCCTTGATGGACGGTCGATAGCCGCCCTGATGGTAGAGCTTTTCGAGGGCAAGTTATCAATCGTGGCGGATACTGATGTTCCCTTGGATGGGGAAAATATCGCTGAGAGGCGCAAGATAGATGAAGCATATTGGAAAACAAAGCTTGAGGCAGTCAGCGGTCCACTACGATTTCCGTGGATAAAGCCACTGGCACAAATAGGCACTTCCCGCTATGCACGGCAAAGCCTGATTGTAGCACGGGAAGATTATACCGCAGTGTCGAAAGCCGGTGCCAAACAAATGCTTTTCAAGAATTCTACCATCATGACACTGGTACTTGAGGTTATGTCCCATTGGTTCGAAGAGAGGAGTTTGTTCATCGGTGTTCCCGTCGCGCCTCAGGTATCCGGTGTTTTGTGCAATCGTTCAAGTTTTATTGTGGTCAACTGGAATGCTGAGCAGGGCAACCTTTCAGAGCGAGCCAACACCCTACAGAACGATGTGCTGGAAGGGCTTGAACATCTTGCATTTTCAGGTATAGACATTACCCGGCTTTTGGTTGAAAAGCATGGTGCTGGTCCTGTTTTACCTGTAGTGATTACCAACGGACTCTCGTGGCCAGTGTCCAGTCAGGACAGTTGTATGCAGTTGCATAGTGGACTGACGCAGACACCACAAGTCGCGATGGATATTCGTTTTTCGATCAATGCAGACAAAGCGCTTGTCTTTGATATCGATTATGCCACTGCGGCGATTGAATCGGCTCTCGTGCAAGACATTTTAAGAGCTATAGGCAAGGCAATGCAGGTCATCGCAGCTTCAGGCGTATTCGCAATTTCGGCGCAGGATATTATCGATACAAATCACTATCGATTAAACGGTATTGAAGCTGATTTTCACTGTGGGCAATTTCTCAGCCGGATAGCCGCCAATATCTTCGACAGCAAAAACACCAAAACGGCACTCATCAGTGGCGACAGGCATATCAGCTACGCCGAACTGGGACGTAATGTGCGTCGAATAATGGGAGCTTTCATAGATAAAGGGCTTTCCAAGGGTTGTGTCATTGCCCTCTGTATGCACCGTGGGCCTGAACACACGGCTGTGACCCTGGCCTGTGCGTTGACGGGAGTGATCTGGGTTCCGATAGACGCAAACTCTCCCTCAGAGCGACTGCACTATCTCCTTGAAAACTGCCATCCAGACCTTGTGGTAGCGGCAAAAAGAGAAGGGATTGAACACCCAGCAGAAACGCCTGAAAAACTCTTGTCTGCCGAGCCCTTGGCGGAACTTCCGCTTACGCTTGACGCTCTCTCATCAAGTGAAGCGCCCGCTTACTATCTCTACACATCTGGGACAACCGGAAGGCCGAAATGTGTTGTTTTATCCAATAAATCAACATCTAATGTCATCACCAGCACCCTTGACGAATGGTCCGTAACGCATCGGGATGTCTTCATTTCTGTCACGCCTTTACATCATGATATGTCGGTCTTCGACGTTTTTGGCTGCCTGACTGCTGGTGCGACCCTTGTTCTTCCCGCCATCGGTGAAGAAAAGGATGCACTACGCTGGAACCAGTTGGTTGCCAAACACAAGGTGACATTATGGTGCTCTGTGCCCGCTATTTTGGAAATGCTTCTCGCGTGCCACCAGGGGAATGAATTGAAAAGCCTGCGGCTGATTGCGCAGGGGGGCGATTACATCAAACCTTCTGTGATTAGTAGCCTGCGTACACTCCTGCCGTCAGTACGGTTGATTTCGTTGGGGGGACCAACAGAGACGACTATATGGAGTATATGGCACGAAATAGGGAAGGACGATGTTAGCCCGATCCCTTATGGAAGGCCCTTACCAGCTAATAGCTATTTTCTGCTAAACGGGCGTGGCGACCATTGTCCGGTGGGTGTTTCTGGCCTTATTCATACGGCAGGCGTCAATGTCGCATTGGGCTATCTGGAAAACGGAAGCCTCACCCAGACCGATTTTGTGACCATCAAAGATACGAACGGAGAAGAGATCCGCGCGTTCCGAACTGGTGATTACGGACACTATCGTCGTGATGGCATCATTGTTTTTGATAGCCGTGTTAACGGTTACGTCAAAGTGCGTGGAGTACGTATTTCGTTGCCGGACATCGAAAATGAACTGGTTCGCCATCCGTCGGTCAAGCATGTTCTTGTGGTGGACTATGGCGAGGAAATGTACGGTGAAACATCCATCGGCGTACTTTATGTGCCGCTACAAAAGGATGCTTTGTCAGGAGCAGAATTGCGCAAATATGCCTGCCAATGCCTGCCACCATCGCATATCCCAACACGGATACTGCCGGTCACCGAATTACCGCTCTCGCCAAATGGCAAGCCTGATCGCTCTCAAGCACGCAGATTGTTGATGGAGTCGGTACATGAGCAACCCCCTATTCCGCACGATTCTTTCCCTGCACAAGAAACAACGATGAAAAAGAAGGTGTTGGAAATCTATCTGGACGTGCTCGGTCAATCGCGTACTAGCCACATCGATGGAACCAGTGACTTCATCAGCATGGGGCTGCGTCCTCAGCATCTGAAAACAATTTCAGCACGGATCTATGAAGAATTTGCAATCGTGCTTTCGCTCTCGCAACTGCTGCGTTGTCGTAACGTCGCAGAAGTCGAACAGCATCTTAATGAAAAAACTTTAGAAAACAGCTCGGATTATTGATATGAATAATATTGACCTGATCGGTATTGGTATTGGTCCCTTCAATCTGGGATTGGCGGCACTACTTTCGTCACACTCTGATCTGACCAGCCTTTTCCTCGAACGTAAACCTGAGTTTCGCTGGCATGAGGGTCTCCTGTTATCAGGTACAACACTGCAGGTTCCATTCCTGGCGGATTTGGTAACAATGGCAGAGCCTACACACCCTCTGAGTTTTCTTAATTATCTTCATAAACATGATCGTCTTTACAAATTCTACTATTACGAAAAATTTCAGATCCCACGTCAGGAATATGACCATTACTGCCGCTGGGTAACGCAACAACTCCCCTCCTGCCAGTTCGGTGAAAATGTCATTGATGTGGCTTATGATCCGGTTTCCGATCATTTCATTGTTGAAAGTAAGCCTCATATGGGATCGACGCATCAGTATTACAGTCGTAACCTTGCTGTCGGTATAGGAACCGCTCCGTTTCTGCCTGAGTGGGCTAAAATCCAGACCAAAGCTCCTATCTTACATTCGGCAGAGTTCATAAACAGGCGTGCACAGCTCTCAACGTGTCGGCGTGTCACTGTAATTGGTTCAGGGCAAAGTGCTGCCGAATGCGTACTGGCGCTTCACAATGCGTTGACACCTGAAATGATAGAGGCTGGCGCTTCAATCCAGTGGATCACCCGATCTGCCGGTTTTCATCCTATGGAATCGTCGAAACTCGGTCAGGAATGTTTCACGCCGGCCTACATGAACCATTTTCACAGTATAACAAGAGAGAAACGCCGCAAGATCGTGGCGGGTCAGGGCGGGCTTTATAAAGGTATCAGTGTCTCAACTATCGCAGATATCTTCGACATTTTGTATGAAGGCTCCATCGGTGGTCGTGATCCAAAACTTTCGCTTATTTCAAACTGCGAGGTCGAACAGGTGGAAAACTCTGGAGACTCTGAGGCGTTGCGGGTCATTTTTCGTCATCGGCATCTGGATAAAGTCGGCGTCATTGAAACTGATGCTATTGTCGCTGCTACAGGTTATGAGCACACCAGCCCAAAATGGTTAGAAGGACTCAAGAATACAGTGCTTGCAACTGACGATTATGGTGATTTTATTGTAAAAGAGGATTTTAGTGCTCAACGCATTGACAAAGGAAAAGGCCTTATTTTCGTCCAGAATGCTGAAATTTTTCAACACGGTATTGGCTCTCCCGATCTGGGGCTTGGCGCGTATCGCAATGGGATTATTGCCAACCAGCTTCTTGGGCAGGAGTATTATCGCTTGCCTCAAAATTCGTCATTCCAGAGCTTTGGTCTGCCAGAGTATTACAATACCGGAGATAAAGATGACATTGTCCTTTGCCGATAAAAACAGGCTAGATGCGTTTTGGCATTACTGTGTTAAAAACCAGTATTTCAATATTGGCTATCCTGAGTCCTCAGACTTTGATTATTCTTATTTACAGAGATTCATGCAGTTCTCTATCAACAATTGCGGTGACTGGGGAGCGGAGTGCAACTATCTCTTAAACTCTTTTGAGTTCGAAAAAGAGGTCATGAAATACTTTGCTGAGCTGTTCAAAATCCCTTTCGAAGACAGTTGGGGTTATGTCACCAACGGAGGAACGGAAGGTAATATGTTCGGCTGCTATCTTGGGCGAGAACTATTTCCTGAGGGGACACTTTATTATTCAAAAGATACGCATTATTCGGTGGCAAAAATTGTTAAATTACTGCGTATCAAATCTTGTTTAGTAGAATCCTTACCCACTGGTGAGATAGACGATAATGACCTGATACAGAAGATCATCGCTCATAAAGAACCACATCCAATCATTTTTGCCAATATCGGTACAACATTGCTCGGTGCGGTAGATAACATCAAGATCATTCAACAACGTATGCAGCAAATCGGTATCGCTCGCGAGAATTACTATCTGCACGCAGACGCTGCATTAAGTGGGATGATCCTGCCGTTCGTAGATAACCCGCAGCCTTTTACCTTTGCAGATGGTATCGACTCTATCAGTGTCTCCGGACACAAAATGATAGGTTCCCCTATTCCTTGCGGGATTGTTGTTGCAAAACGGAAAAACGTTGAGCGTATTACAGTCGATATTGATTACATTTCGGCTCAGGACAAAACCATCTCAGGCTCACGTAATGGCCAGACGCCACTGATGATATGGGCGGCCATTCGCAGTCACTCGTTTGCTGATTGGCAGTGCCGCACTAAACACTGCCTAGAGATGGCACAATATGCCGTCAAGCGTTTCCGTTCTGCCGGAATAGAAGCCTGGCGTCATGACAACTCCATTACAGTGGTATTTCCATGCCCGTCGACAGCCGTCTGGAAGAAGTATTGTCTGGCAAGGTCGGGAGATATTGCACACCTAATCACCACGGCACATCATCACGACAGTAGTAAAATCGATGCATTAATCAACGATGTCATTGCTGAATCGCACCGGATAGTTCAAGTGCAAGATGCTGTCATGTGAGAGGTAAAAACAACTACATTGGGGCTTCCCCTGTGATTTTGATATGCTAACCAAATCATAACTATTACACTGTAATTTATTTTATATAAAACTGAAGGAGCCTTTGGTGCTTACAGCAAGAAATATCACCGCAACTTACGGCAAAAAAACCGTATTGCATGATTTGTCAGTAGACTTTACCCAAGGGCGCATCACCGCACTCGTCGGGTCTAATGGCTGCGGTAAGTCGACACTGCTGAAGTCCATCATGGGTTTCATCCCTCTGAAAAGTGGAGAAATTCTGCTAGAAGGTAAGCTAATTACAGAGATAGGTCGCAAAGCGCTGGCTCGAAAAATCTCTTATCTGCCGCAGGAATGCCACTGCCCGGATTACATGACACTGGGAGAGTTGATCGAGCTGGCAGCTTGTGGGCGCAATTCACTTTTCGGCGGGCCATCCCCGCGGGATCGCAAATTGTTTCATGATGTATTGGAAATCGTTGGCTTGGCCGATAAGGCTGGCTCTCAAGTCAACTCCCTTTCAGGAGGGCAACGCCAACGCGCCTGGGTGGCAATGGTGCTTGCACAGGACACTGACATCATTCTTATGGACGAGCCAGTGAATCACCTAGATATCAAATATCAATATACGGTGCTTAAACTGGTTCGCGATCTCTCACTCCAGCACGGGAAAACCATCGTTGTGGTGTTACATGATTTAAATCTAACAACAACTTTTGCCGATGATGTTGTGATGCTAAATACTGGTAGCGTTATTGCAGCAGGTGCTGTCAATAAAACGATAACGGTAGATAATATCCGACGCGTATTCGATATTCCGGCTGATATTTTTAGTTACAACGGCAGCCTTATCTGTCAGCCTTATCCGGGTATAAACCACCCTGGAAATCAGTCCGGAGTATGACGATGAAATCCAGTTTGTTTTTTATATTCGCCCCTTTTGTATTGCTGCTGATCTTTTTTTCTAGTCTCTCTTTTGGCGTAAATATTGCGCCAGTTTCGCAAATTTATGCGGCCTTAACGCAGTCCGAACCGCAAGACTATGAACAGGCGGTTATTTTATACCAGCGACTGCCACGGGCTTTGATTTGTGTTTATGTCGGTGCGGCGATGGCATGCAGTGGCCTCGTCTTCCAGGGGCTTATCCGCAATCCACTAGCCTCCTCATCAACATTGGGAATCAATGCCGGTACGACACTATTTGTCATAATAGGTGCAATCAGCTTTGAGTTCGATCTGACATTACAAGGCATAGCTGCCCTTGTCGGCGGGTTATTCGGCTTTCTGTCATCTCTTGCAGTATCTCGCCTGGCAGGTGTTAACGGCGTTTCTCGCGACTTGCTATTGATACTGTCAGGCACATTAATAACGATGCTTTATCTTGGGATAAGCAATGCTGTTCTTCTTGCCTATCCTGCATTACGAACTGAATATTTGAGCTGGTTAGCAGGGGCTATCAATCATGTCTATATCACAAGACTTCACCATTTCTGGTGGCTCGGTATACTGGCCTTGATGGTACTTTTATTACTGGCACGTCCACTGACACTTATTCTGCTCGGTTACGAAAAAGCGCTTTCGATTGGCGCAAATGCAACGCTTGTTTCACGCATTGCGCTGATTGCAGCCATAGTTGCATCCAGTTCTGCCGTTGCCATATGCGGTCCGATTGGTTTCGTGGGGTTGGTTGTACCCCATATTGTCAAGCCTCTGGTTGGTCAGAATTTTATGCTGTCTCTGCCAGCTTGTGCTCTGGCGGGGGCAAGTATCTGCTTGATTGCCAATCTCTGTGCGCAGACACTCTTCCAGCCTTATGTCATACATACCGGCATTCTAATGGATTTCTTGGGAGGATTGTTTTTTATCTGGATTATCAGAAAGCGCTATCTTTTAGCAACATCGGAGAGATCACTATGAACTTCGGTCAAGCAACAGACGGACAAAGGGTACTACGTTTCGCCAACGGATTACAGATGCGTACCCGTGACATAAAAGTCGGTTTATGCCTATTTACCATCACGATCATACTCATGGCTATTTCTTTAAACGTCGGGGTTACAAACGTTGGTATACGTGAATTCACGCATATGCTTTTTGGATATTCCCTTGATCACCACCAGTTTTATGCGCTCTGGGTTGTACGAATACCCCATATTTTATTGGGATTAATGGTAGGTTGGTGCGCAGCCCTTGCCGGTGCTATTTTGCAGCCGATTGCTCGCAATCCGCTGGCTGACCCCGGCCTTTTTGGCATAAGTCAGGGATCTATGACGATGATCATAGTCTTACTGGCGTTTGTTCCTTCCGCACCTAAGATGCTGATCGTCCTTGCTGCACTAGTTGGCGGACTGATTGTTGCGTTGTTTTTGACTTTGCTCGTCGGCAATAATCGCGCAAGTGGCTTAGCAATTTTACTGATGGGGATTGCCGTCTCGTCCGTTCTTAGTTCTGTCAGCTCTTTTCTTATTCTCTATCTTCCGACAGAATTATCCTTGAATCTTGCTGGATGGATGCAAGGATCGTTGTTTCAGGCCAGTTGGTCAATTATCGCATCATTCACGCCATTATTCTTATTGAGTATTATCGGAATTCTGATCACTGGCCCCGCTTTAAACCGCTATGAGCTTGGAAATGAACTTGCTATGTCCTTTGGGGAGCCTATCAAATATTCCCGCCCGTTGCTGATGATGTTTTCTGTCCTGCTAAGCGCAGCATCTGTCACCGCAGTAGGACCATTGAGCTTTTTGGGAATACTGGCACCGCATCTGGCTAGCTTTATTTCATCGGCTACAGGCCGCGCCCGACTGTTTCTTTCCGCTCTGGTGGGTGGAAATCTGGTCGTCACCGCGGATATCATGGCGAAAGCAGCACCCGCAGGAATCTTTCTCCCTGTCGGGTTGAGTTTCACACTCATTGGTGTGCCCCTGTTCATCCTGACAATGCGGCTAAGCGCACTACGTAAACGCTGAATATCTGGGACATGCTATCGATTTATATAGATGAAAAACAACATATTAAATATATGACCTATTATTCCAGCCATGCCTATTTCCCACAATAAATATATCATCAGAGGTTAATTAATACTCTTTTCTTTCAAAAAAATTGATGTCACGACCCGCTCATTCATTTAATAACAACATCAACCATAAAACAATTAAATAGGGAAATATTAAAGTTGAACAGAATATTACATTTTTCTTACCAAAAAAATAAGTTAAATATGCCTATGTCGGTATCGCAAGAGCAATAAATAGAGTGATTTGTGTGTTAACTAATGTTTTATCCCGCTAATAATTAATTGTATATTTTGACAAGGATTAAATAAAAAAATATTATTGTAATTGGTGTCGGAACCACTACCAAAGATATATCGCTTAAATAAAGTGAATATGAATAAAACTTAAACTTAACAATGCCGAAATGGTGGTGAATATAATACCCAGTAATGGGGAATCAGCCCAGCCTTTCAGTGGGAGGCTTCTGAACATTTTGGCGCCTTAATTAGGGATGTTTAAAAATGAAAGCATTATCTATTATTGCTCTTGTATTTGCTGCTTTGTCTATCTTTATTCCAGTTGGTGGCGTATTTATCGCTATGTTCTGTAGTGTTCTTGCTCTAATGTCATTTTATAAAAGCCCAACATTATCTGGTGTAACATTTGGTATGAACATCATTTCCACGGCTTTTTTATCTCCAAGTCTCATGGTGACGGCAGCCTCAATACACAGCGATGGTGGCGATGGCGTAGGGCTTTATTGG
The sequence above is drawn from the Xenorhabdus ishibashii genome and encodes:
- a CDS encoding FecCD family ABC transporter permease gives rise to the protein MKSSLFFIFAPFVLLLIFFSSLSFGVNIAPVSQIYAALTQSEPQDYEQAVILYQRLPRALICVYVGAAMACSGLVFQGLIRNPLASSSTLGINAGTTLFVIIGAISFEFDLTLQGIAALVGGLFGFLSSLAVSRLAGVNGVSRDLLLILSGTLITMLYLGISNAVLLAYPALRTEYLSWLAGAINHVYITRLHHFWWLGILALMVLLLLARPLTLILLGYEKALSIGANATLVSRIALIAAIVASSSAVAICGPIGFVGLVVPHIVKPLVGQNFMLSLPACALAGASICLIANLCAQTLFQPYVIHTGILMDFLGGLFFIWIIRKRYLLATSERSL
- a CDS encoding FecCD family ABC transporter permease; this encodes MNFGQATDGQRVLRFANGLQMRTRDIKVGLCLFTITIILMAISLNVGVTNVGIREFTHMLFGYSLDHHQFYALWVVRIPHILLGLMVGWCAALAGAILQPIARNPLADPGLFGISQGSMTMIIVLLAFVPSAPKMLIVLAALVGGLIVALFLTLLVGNNRASGLAILLMGIAVSSVLSSVSSFLILYLPTELSLNLAGWMQGSLFQASWSIIASFTPLFLLSIIGILITGPALNRYELGNELAMSFGEPIKYSRPLLMMFSVLLSAASVTAVGPLSFLGILAPHLASFISSATGRARLFLSALVGGNLVVTADIMAKAAPAGIFLPVGLSFTLIGVPLFILTMRLSALRKR